From the genome of Salvia splendens isolate huo1 chromosome 7, SspV2, whole genome shotgun sequence:
CAGTCACAAGATTATAATAATATCATACACTTAAATCCAACATAAATATGTCAATAAAAAACAACTCAAAAGTAATTCTCAGTCCTTCCTTTGAATCCAATTTGACCGAAAGTGAGGGACAAGAAGAGTCCCAAATGCCACAGTACCAACCATAGCCTGTTACCATAACACAAAACCAATATACATAATTAgagtatttattaaaatttctatataaaaaaatagtctcattttgtcacTTTGAATATACCAGAAGGGGGAATCGAGGGCCGGGCCTGTGGGGAAGTGGGCGAGCTCGGTGCCGATGCTTGAGAAGAAAAGCCCCGTCAAGCTGTTGCCATTGATGGCCGGAATGCTCGATGGTGCAATCCAACCGATCAAACCGAAACCGATCACGTTTAGGTCTCTTCTCAGCCAATCTCTTTCAAAGCTTCATCATATATAGAGTATATAATAATAACGGTTAgtttcaaattaaattttacACTAGTATTTAAAAAgagaaatattttaattaccaTGTGAATTTTCCTCCTGAGGCTTGTGCTAGCTTTAGTGGATTCCTTGCTGCCACAGGAGACTTTAGGAACCCTAAGACAAAAGAAAATTATAAGAAACTAAGGAAAATGAAAAGTTTGTAATACTCCTTCATTTGAGATATACTATAATGTCTCATTTTATCGTTTTCATATGTTCGCGATTAAAAgttccatttttttcattttgtatacACTCCACCAAATCATTATAGTTAGGTTTCATTAAAAACTAC
Proteins encoded in this window:
- the LOC121811444 gene encoding photosystem I subunit O-like — protein: MAATTMATSSTVVGLGTSTLSSPKKINLSSGFLKSPVAARNPLKLAQASGGKFTCFERDWLRRDLNVIGFGLIGWIAPSSIPAINGNSLTGLFFSSIGTELAHFPTGPALDSPFWLWLVLWHLGLFLSLTFGQIGFKGRTENYF